AGCGTGTGCCCTCAGCTCTGCGGGCCTTGAGGTGGGGAAGCCGGGGAGGGCGATTGAGGAACTCCCGGAGGCGTGGAGACCTTGCGGGCGGGGGTCCCAGCTGGAGCGGGCCGGCCAGCCTCCGGGCGGGGGGGACGCCGGTATCGCGGCCAGGCCGCGCCGCGCCGACTCGGGGCTTGACCTGGCCAGACGGGGAAGCTCGGCCTGCGCGTGCCAGACAGCGGGATTCCTGCTGGCGTCACCGCAGACACCCTGTGACCGCTACCGCCTGGGTGCGGAGCAGGCGGCACGTCCCCGGCTCTGCCGCACCGGCAGCCCGCGCGGGGCGCTGGCTTCCCGCCTGCGGCCGTTTGACCCCGTCCCTGATTTAGGGGAGCAATTTGGGGTGTCCGCAGCACAGGCCGAAGTGAGTGAAGGAGGGAGCAGTGCGTGCTGCCTCTCCCAGTTTTTCTTGGGAAAGCATTTCAGAAAGATTTCCTTTAAGAAGGAGAGgttggccgggcgccgtggctcacgcctgtcatcccagcactttgggaggccgaggtgggcagatcacctgagatcaggagttcgagaccagcctggccatggtgaaaccccatctgtactaaaaatacagaatcagcCCGGTGAggtagtaggcacctgtagtcccagctactcgggaggctgaggaaggagaataggttgaatctgggaggtggacgttgtcGTGCGCctaggtcacaccattgcactccaggctgggcgacacaccaagactcccatctcaaaaaaaaattttttaaggagAAGTTGGAAAACATATCTCACCTTCTGCTGTTTGTTAGTCAAGAAAGTGTGTGAAGACCTCTTAACTCTTGGGGGTCTCTTTGCCCCTAATTGGGATCGCACCTTATCATTAGGGAGGTTTTGCCTGGGCACAAAACGTGGATTTTTTTGCCATTGGTACAAAACCTGGATCAACTGTTCCCTGGTTTCCTACTTGTTGCCTTAAGCTTCTCACCCACAAGGTACTTTGATACCTTTCTCATAACCTAAATTATCGTTGCATGAACCGTTTCAACTCCTACAGCGCTGGGCATGCTGCTTTTCATTTGGTGGGTCCATCCAGTACCTCCACTTGCCCTGTTTTTCTCCAACCACATCCTTGGCCTCTTCCACAGTCCTTGAATAAATGCTTGGGAGAATCATTTAAATATGTGTATTCTACCGTGGTGGCCCTAGTACCTCAGGGGGCAGTAAAATGGCTTTTTAGGACTGGTCTAATCAGatcctcctttcttttcccttcttagGTTTTGAAACATGAATCCTACACTTATCCTCGCTGCCTTTTGCCTGGGATTAGCCTCAGCTGCTCTAACATTCAATCACAGTTTAGAGGCACAGTGGATCAAGTGGAAGGCGATGCACAACAGATTATACGGCAAGGTTAGTGGCGCCTGAAACTGCTTCAGAAAGAATAGTCCTTACTGTTGAGAAGTTATAGCTAGAGAGTAGCTTCTAGAGGGCAGCTTTTACCAATAGTATAATGTAATACCCTAAGGGCACTGATTATGAGCACAACGTGGGCATTCATCCCTGTGTGTCTCAATTTGGAGAACAGCAGCTCCAAGAGGTGTCAAGCCTTCCCTTGCTGTGGTTTCCGTTCCATCTCTGTCTGCAGATTCAGTTGGTGAGCATGCATTGGGTTTTAGGTAGATATAAAGAGCATCAGTTACATGTTTGCCTCTAGAATGAAGAAGAATGGAGGAGAGCAGTGTGGGAGAAGAACATGAAGACGATTGAACTGCACAATCACGAATACAACCAAGGGAAACACAGCTTCACAATGGCCATGAATACCTTTGGAGACATGGTGAGCGCGCTGTGGACTGCTGAACTCTgtgcttctcctcctcccttctttaCTAAAGTAATCTCTTGCTGTGCaacattttttttacttttccttgaaGACCAATGAAGAATTCAGGCAGGTGATGAATGGCTTTCAAAACCGCAAGCCCAGGAACGGGAAAGTGTTCCAGGAACCTCTGCTTCATGAGGCCCCCAGATCTGTGGATTGGAGAGAGAAAGGCTACGTGACTCCTGTGAAGAATCAGGTGAGACAATGTCAGGTTCAGACCTCCCCTCTTCCCAGGAAAGCCAAGAAGCAATTGACATCTTTGTTTTGGTAGACTTTAAAGCGATGGGCAGTTCACTTTTTAAGAGTATTCAGATCTGTGAGCTGTAAAGTCTTACTATTTGTTTTTACCGATGACCGCtttttaaattccctttttaGGGTCAGTGTGGTTCTTGTTGGGCTTTTAGCGCGACTGGTGCTCTTGAAGGACAGATGTTCCGGAAAACTGGGAAGCTTGTCTCACTGAGTGAACAGAATCTGGTAGACTGCTCTGGGCCTCAAGGCAATCAGGGCTGCAATGGTGGCCTAATGGATTATGCCTTCCAGTATGTTCAGGAGAACGGAGGCCTGGACTCTGAGGAATCCTATCCATACGAGGCAACCGTAAGTGGAGCTTCTCATCTAATCATTCCAGCTCAGCTTCTGGAAAGTGAAACACTTTCAGAGATAACAGATACCTTTTTTAGAATTCATGTATTAGgtctgggtggggtggctcacgtctataatcccagtactttaggaggctgagccggtcagatcgcttgagctcaggagtttgagaccagcctggacaagataaaactctaccaaaataataaagaaaattagccggctgtggtgatGTGCATCTGTGGTACTAgctaggctgaggtaggaggattgcttaagcctgggaggtggttATGCAAATACACTCttgtctgagtgacagagtgagaccctgtctcaaaaaagaaaaaaaaaatcacagatggtAGAATCTGTATCTGCACATTGTCAGTACTGTCATTATAAATTATTAAGCCTTTGCGCAGTCCTGTGATTAGATGGTTAACAGACAGCTGTTCTTGCTTCTGTGTAACATGAAGAGTATACAAACCATTCTACATCTACACATTTCTTTATTGTGAAAAATTTCTTAGGGAAATAAACCTGGGGGGTCTCATAGAAGAGACTGGAGCCAGTTTTCAGTTTCAAATTAACTAATAGCATTTCATGCCCCTGGATGATTTATAACTATGGTGACTTGGAAATCCTAAGCTGCCAACTGCTGAGTGTTGTGGTTCTAACCCCTGTTCCCAGGAGGAGGAGAGCAGTAATCAAGTCCTTTCTTCCCTTTATCTCTGAAAGGAAGAATCCTGTAAGTACAATCCCAAGTATTCTGTTGCTAATGACACTGGCTTTGTGGACATCCCCAAGCTGGAGAAGGCCCTGATGAAGGCAGTTGCAACTGTGGGGCCCATTTCTGTTGCTATTGATGCAGGTCATGAGTCCTTCCAGTTCTATAAAGAaggtaagtatttttttctttgtagaaattgattCAGAAAAAGAGTATGACATACTAGTGTGATAGACTCTGGTTTGTAAAGTTCAGTGTAGATACTTAGGTGCTTAGCATCATAGCTATTAATTCTGTACATGCAGTATGTATACCTGATGTTTCCATTTGACATGTTGAGCACATCTCGATGAATATAAGTActttgtaactttttaataaatagctATATCATTTACTGGAtagtttaatataattaaatattctgtaattgttggatttttgtaatttttacaaCGATTTTACTTCCGTTTTTAAATCTGAAAAGAGCCTTTTGATTCAAGGATTTTGGTGTTCTGTGCTGTTTTTTTAGATTGATAGCCTAGAGTAGAATTACAAGCTTTCAAAGAGTGGTCTTTTATTCCCTTAGCAAAGTCTTTATATGAAGGATTTATGTTGATTTCTATTTCTGCTAGTTGTAGATGAGATCCTAAATCCCTAGCCTTGACAACAATAGATCTTATTGTTAAGTGCTATCTAGAATGTGTGTCACTTCACTGAATTCAGAGATGCCTCATTCCCTGTGGGTGACAGGATGGGTTACTGTCGTGTGTCCTCTGGAGCTTCTTACCCGACTCTTCATTTTACTATCCCAGGCATTTATTTTGAGCCAGAATGTAGCAGTGAAGACATGGATCATGGTGTGCTGGTGGTTGGCTATGGATTTGAAAGAACAGGATCAGATAACAGTAAATATTGGCTGGTGAAGAACAGGTATAAATTGCCAATAATACttatatttgaaattcaaaagagAGTATTTCTTTGCAATCAGTGTTTCCATAGTATCACATGCCCTTAGGCATACTTCTGAAATCCCAGAAGTCTAAGTTGAACATAGAATGTTAATGTTGGATTATAAAAGTAAGATACTGTCACAAACATGCTGGGAGTATTAATATAGTGTTTGTACCATTGTACAAATGTGTGTCTAAATCTGAacattttcttaattctgagGCATATCTGGCTGCAAAGACATGCTATTCCTTTCCTGTCTCTGATTTGAGTTCTGTGAAAGGTCACAGTTTTGAGATGGGTGGATGTTATGCGCAGATTCAGactcaataattttttaagaataaacagaaacattGCCTCTCTTGATTCTTTCTGTTAAGTCTGTGGCCTCTGGCACAGTGTTTGAGTTGGATGTTCCTGTTAATAACCCTTTGGGCTTTATTCTTTCTCTGAAACGGAAAACCTGCTGTTTTTTCAGCTGGGGTGAAGAATGGGGCATGGATGGCTACATAAAGATGGCCAAAGACCGGAAAAACCATTGTGGGATTGCCTCAGCAGCCAGCTACCCCACTGTATGAGCTGATGGACAGTGATGAGGAAGGACTTGACCGGGGATGGCGCATGCATGAGAGTTCATCTCAATCTTCCAGTCCCTGCTGTGACGGATACACACTCGAATCATTGAAGATCCAAGTGTGATTTGAATTCTGTGATATTTTCACACTGGTAAATGTTACCTCTATTTTAATTACTGCTATAAATAGGTTTATATTATTGATTCGATTACTGactttgcattttagtttttaaaaggatGTGTAAATTTTTAcctgtttaaataaaatgtaatttcaaatGTAGTGGCGGGgcttctttctatttttgatgCACTGAATTTTTGTgtaataaaaaacataattaggCTGTAAGCCCTGCCTGCTGTGCCAGTAGCTCTCTAGGAATAAGAGTGGGTGACCTTCTGGGTCTTCTAATTACAAACTACGGATCTCATGTCAGCTGCCCAGTGGCTGTGTCTGACCCAATCcttgattggaaaaaaaaaattgaaaatgatctATGAGGACAAAGAAAAATtgtttgaataaagaaaaaaattcacttcTTAGAGTGAACAgacatatatatgattttaatacTAGAAAAAGACCTTAGTGATTGTGTTTATTTCATCCAAGTTGATTGCATCTTAGTCAATTACAGGACAGAGGTCTCAGAGCCCGTTTCTGGAGCATCTTCCCCCACTGCTGTTGAAGATCCTGTGTACACTTTGCAGTCCAGGTGGGTTAGGAACAAGGGTATTGCCAAGACTGTTTGTTTTTGGGTCCTCAAGGGATGAGGAATAAACTTTAGGATTTGAGGCTGGGATTCAGAAATGGTGCTCTGGTCTCAGAAGGTAAAAGACAGGTGAGAGGCTCAGAAATGATCATCTGTCGCCCCATTTAGAGCAAGTTACCTATAAACACTTGAATTACTGCTTAAATAAAAAAACTTCCCACATTGTACTAGCCAAACAGCCCATACTTCCGTCACCTGTGTGTTTTCAGAAGTCTCATGTTTcaactgaaggaaataaaaagaacagatgaGACTGTTTAGTGAATAGACTATGTAATCCCAGAGGAGGGAAACGAGAagcttttttattaaaagaaaaaatttttaaatcttgtaCCTAGCACAGTATTGTTATAGAATTTACATGTAACATTTTATATGGTAGTTTAAGTCTGTCAGTTTCTTAACTGTGGACGAATTAACAGTTGGCCCTGACCTTCTGCTGTAGCATGCCTGTGTCACTGGCTTAGCCTGGCATTTGTGCAGACACACCAGCCTCAGGGCTACAGTTAGGCTGAGTGTGAAGTTTTGTCAGGTAGCTCTAATATCCAGAGCTTGTCTTCgtctcctttccttctgtttcttttccttcttctttctttctctttctttttttcttttcttttctttctttgtgttttagttGAATTTTATAAGGGAAATTACCAGTATTCAGATTTGAACTATAATAGTTTGTGTATTCAACATTTGAAGTATATTCTATTTTGTGGTACACTCGTTTCAAAGTGTATTCAAGTAGGttttctgaaatacagaaatgaaattttaaaaaattaaaaagaaataccagatccagcaatcccactattgggtatatattgaaataaaaataaatcagtatgctgaagagatatttgcactcccacgattattgtagcactattcacagtagccaagaaatggaatcaacctaagtgtctatcaatgcACTCACAGATTTTTATATGGTATATACACAGAATGAAATCCGGTTAAGccattataaagaaagaaactctttaatttgcaacaacatgggtgaccctggaagacattatgttaaatgaaataagctagacaagagaaagacaaatatcacatgatcttacttatatgtggaatctaaaaggttgatctcatagaagtagaaaatgAAACAGTGGTTGCCACAGACTGGGGAGGGAGTGGTGAACAGGTACAGAAGTATAGTTAGACAGCAGGAATAGGTTCTGGCATCCTATTGTACAGCAGAGTGACTACAGTTTACAataatgcatatttcaaaataactggaaGAGAGGCATTTACATGTTAtcactacaaagaaatgataaatgtttcaaGTGATGGCTGGTAATTACCCTGAACTGATTATCATACTACAtatacatgttttgaaatatcactttgtatcccataaatatctataaatataatatatcaattaaaattttaaaagacctcCACCTAAATGAAATTCATGATCCTGTAGTGGTTTGCAactaatattttgagaaatactgatTAGCGTTATCACAATAACGCTATATTTTCTATATAGTGGTGCCTTCATGAAAGGTACCAAAAGTAAGAGAATTAAAGAAGTCACCACCAGGCAGTGGTGCTGGGAGGTGAGAAGGAACAGGGAAGACAGCTACTTTTCATCACATGCTCTTCACTTACTTGATTTGTTATGTGAATTCATTgatttgataaaaatgaaaagtacaacAAAAAAGCTCAGCAAGAAAGAAAGGCCTTTAATTCTTttcctggttcaagtggttcCTGTTGCAGTTTCCACAGCCCTGATTCAGTTCCCTGGGATAGGAGCCTGCCCCTAGGTTAGAGGCCCAGCACCTGACCCTCACCTACTCCCAGTCCCTTTCAGCAGTGATGTATCTCTGTCATATCCAAACTCGCCTCCAGATGGTTTAGGAACATTCATGAAGTTGGCGTGGAAGCCAGCAGGACAACTTGGAGTGGGGTCTTCAGATTATCACCAAAGACTGGGTCAGAGAATGAATTGTTTGAGGAGGCAGGTGCTGCTACCTGGCTGACTTTCGTGCCCAGGTGAGGAGGGCACGCTGACCTCTCGCCCAGGCCATCTCTCCAGGTGGAGAACAGGGCCACAAACACCTCCAGGATGGCTTTGGGGAAATCCGGCTCTAACATGATTCTGCAGTTCCTCACACTGTTCTCAAAGTCTGGGTACAGTTTTTGATGCTCATGGAGGCTGCAGGCCAGAAAGGACTCAAGGGACCCCTTGTACAGGGCATCATGTACCTCCCAGCCTTGGCCTTCTCTCTCCCAGCATTTCCtctgcattttccttttctagaacACCCTGCAGCATTCCAGCAAGAAAGTATAAGAAGTGAGGATTCCTCCTGATGCCAGTATTTGATCTGTGATATGCTTGGACGTGTGTGAgtccaagcttttttttttttttaagggcagAGCCTTGAGTAGAACATGATGCAATTCTGCAATTGGCACATTgactgtcgtggaccgtccggacgggtaggcacgtctgcccgggggtctctcaacctgcaagagggtcccaatacctggaagagggagtgcgcctgagaaaataataaagacagagagagagaaagcgaggcgtctggagggctgataggctgtgcctaaacagcaaattttatttttcaaatgccaggaataaatacactttcttggctttgatctccctcatagtaagaggaatgtaaatgtatgcctcacatggcctatacaatagagaagtcagatatgcgatcaatggttgtaaaaagtaacaaaattttctataatcacaaagcttgtttatatctaaACATCATCCacgagacttgtttatatcaaaacattattcaggagacttgtttatatcaaaacattgtccaggagacttgtttatatcaaaacattattcaggaatctctaagtcaggaatccaagccatcccttatggtggcatttttctttgcagatatcaacagttaaaccattatctatggtacaaggcagttaggtaagtaaaggttaaaacttaaagtcatagaaaggtcatagcaggaaccggttgctggtagggggttacttggtctagcagcaacgcataattttaggcccaaacgatattgtggttgatattagaaactgatcattcatctttcttcctatattccggatagctcgactgcctccagtaggaaactgtgtttgggatcaaactcaccatatagtgagactcacgccttttaggggtctcacacgggagtgttccccacattGACGATGACGGACTATTGTGTCTGTGGCTGTGGTTTCAGTGGAGCCCTTGTTCTGCTGTTGCTGGGTCAGTTTGCCATTGCTGGAAAACAAGGGGTGCACGCAGGGTCACCAGCCAGCCTAGACCACAGTTGAAAGCCACCAAGGCTACCATGTCAGCCATAGGCCAAGGACTGATGCAAAACCCTTCCTCCTCCTAGACCTTGATGGGAGAGAGAGTAGAAgccaacacatgctggagagacAGGAACCAGCGTCCGGGCCCCACCTGCAGGCCTAGAGCCAGGGGTGAAGGTGGAAATCTGCTGTCGTCGGGAGAGGAGAGTCTGAACCTCACCTTTTGAGAAAGCTCCTCAGCAGCCCCACTTAAGAGAGTCCATAAGGATGCTTTTCTTGGAACCTGAGTGGCCAAAAAGCCTGAACTTGATTCTTGAGTGCAGGTTCATGTGCATGGGTCACAGCTATTCAATGAAGAGCCCTCAATGAGTATTCTGagcacagatgaggaaaatgtcagtgaccaaaaaaagaaaaaggaaaagattcaGATGACGATTCTCAAGGTTCTTAACCCCTGGTCTGCAACGATTACCTATGCTGTAGACATGTTTATTTCTATCTCTaatacattgttttaaatattcagatACAGTTGACCTAACAAGATGTccaagccagagcaatcaggcaagagaaagaaatagtggGCATccacataagaaaagaaaaagtcaaaccaTATGATTTGAcacctagaaaatcctaaggtcttggccgggcgcggtggctcaagcctgtaatcccagcaccttgggaggccgaggcgggtggatcacaaggtcaagagatcaagaccatcctggtcaacatagtgaaaccccgtctctactaaaaatacaaaaaagtagctgggcatggtggctcgtgcctataatccaagctactcaggaggctgaggcaggagaattgcctgagcccaggaggcggaggttgcggtgagccgagatcgcaccattgcactccagcctgggtaacaagagcgaaactccgtctcaaaaaaaaaaaaaaaaagaaaagaaaagaaaatcctaaggtCTCCACCAAAAGAATCCTGGAACGGATAACATGCTTTTGATAAAGTTTAAGGATATAACACAAACGTACAAAATAAGTAGCATTTTAATGCGACAATAACATCAAGGTGAAAACCCAATAAGGCattcaatcccatttacaatggtcaaaacaaataaataaatatgtaagaatatgCCTAAGGAGGTGTAAGATCTCcacaagaactacaaaacactgctgaaaaaaatcaggCAGCGCAGAGGCACTGGAGAGGCCGCGGGAGAGCCTGGCGGGATCCGGGTGGCCCCGCGCTCGGGTTCCAGCAGGTTCTGGCCCTGTAACGCAGGGGACAGGGCTGGCCAATACAGGGCCACTGAGTGCGAGCCAGCACCCAGGCCAGGCGCCAGGCGGGAAGCACTCTGGCTCGTCAGCCCCGCGTCCCCAGGGGCCCATCCAGAGCCACGCACCTGGCCCCAGCAGGATGTCTCCAGGTGTTAGAGAGTCCTGCTGGGCCCGGCGCAGGTGGGTGTGGGGCTCTCCCTGTTGCCCTTTGACCCCTCTGGTAGGTACCCTAGGGCAGGGGGCTCCCGCGCGCTTCGCGAGCCCCGGCTCTGTCACCAGCCCCACTGGGACGTCACAAGCGCTCAGCTGCCTAGTGCGCGCCTGGCCGAAGAGAATTTGGTGACTACGGAGCTCCGTCTCCGTTACTGACCGTTTTCTCGCCATTGTACCTTGCTCGCAATGGGCAATTTATTGAGTCTATTTCGCCCCCTGTTCCGCCGCAGGCCCCTGCCTGGCCGTGTCCCACGCGCTCCCATAGCCCGCGAGGCGTCCCAGCCTGGCCCGGCGCCCACGCCTACCCCGGGCCCTTTCCGATTTCTCTTCAACCCTCAGAAGAGTCGGAGGTTTTCTCCAGTCAGCTTCCCCAGCGCCCCCAGGAGACCGTGTCCCCTCCCGCCAGACTCGGGCGCCCCCCTGGCGGTCCCGCCTGCTGCGGACGGCGGGCTCTTAAGGAAGAGATCCGTGCTGTCGGCTCGCAACTCCATGCTGTTGGGACACCCCAGCTCTGTAAGGATCCCCCCTCCCAGCAGCAAGTTCGCCCTCCGACTGCCTTCACCACAGGAGGTGGTCAGGGCTAGGAAGCCGATCCCGATCCCAGCCAGGCTCCCGAGTCAGAGCAAGGTGAGGACCCAACGAAAGCCCAGAGCAGAGatagaggaggaagagcaggtagTGACCCAGGGGCAGGAGGACAAGAAAAGCCCCCTCTTCTCCGCAGGACACCCACATCCAGGGCCCTGGCGGCCCGGGGAGACCTCAGTTCCGGCAGGGGCAGTCCTGGGCCCCTAGAGGGAAATGTTTACCCCAAAAGCCTGTCAGAAAATGACTGACAAGGCCCAGGTGTCTCCAGTGAGCTCCTGCTGGAAGGGCCGTGTCGTCCCCAGCTCAGCCCTGCTTAAGAAGCCTGACCCGTGGTCCCTGTGCTCCCTGATCCCACCCGGGGCTGCTCCCTGCTGCCGGAGAAGGTGGCCCAGGAAGTGCAGGGTACAGACCACCTGCTCAGCTTCCCAGGCTTGCTGACATTGGGGAAGAGCCTTCAGTTCTTGCATCAAGGAGCCGTTCTCCACCCAGAGCTGCCAGCCACAGGTTCCCCAAAAGAAAATTGTCAGTTACAACTTCTGCCGCTGGCCTCTCTCCTGCAATTAACTTATATGGGATAGAGCTGAGTTGCAGTTAGACCTTCCAGGAACAACATTTCCCATCATATTTAATGAGTTCTGAGCAGAAGTTCTTATTCTGGGGCTTGGGGATTTTCTAGGGGATTCTTGGGTGGACTTTGGGGTATCTGTGAACCCTCTAAACCTGTAATGTGCATgcaatgtgtattttatatgcatttttttctgggaTGTGTGTTGATAAATTTCATTAGTTTCCTTATGGGGCCTCTGATCCCAAATCCGCTGGTGCTGAAGCTAAAAATCACAGGCAGCCTGTGGCAAATAAGACACACAGCTGGTTCATGGT
The sequence above is a segment of the Saimiri boliviensis isolate mSaiBol1 chromosome 2, mSaiBol1.pri, whole genome shotgun sequence genome. Coding sequences within it:
- the CTSL gene encoding procathepsin L, translating into MNPTLILAAFCLGLASAALTFNHSLEAQWIKWKAMHNRLYGKNEEEWRRAVWEKNMKTIELHNHEYNQGKHSFTMAMNTFGDMTNEEFRQVMNGFQNRKPRNGKVFQEPLLHEAPRSVDWREKGYVTPVKNQGQCGSCWAFSATGALEGQMFRKTGKLVSLSEQNLVDCSGPQGNQGCNGGLMDYAFQYVQENGGLDSEESYPYEATEESCKYNPKYSVANDTGFVDIPKLEKALMKAVATVGPISVAIDAGHESFQFYKEGIYFEPECSSEDMDHGVLVVGYGFERTGSDNSKYWLVKNSWGEEWGMDGYIKMAKDRKNHCGIASAASYPTV